From one Tsukamurella tyrosinosolvens genomic stretch:
- a CDS encoding acyl-ACP desaturase, protein MMSTLTDLQLLTELEPVVGENIDRHLGVAKDWSPHDYVPWDDGRNFAALGGTDWELAQSPLSEVARVAMITNLLTEDNLPSYHRTIADNFSLDGAWGTWVGRWTAEENRHSIALRDYLLVTRSVDPVKLERDRMTHLELGVEAPDEYGGVLDQVVYVTIQELATRISHRQTARVCDEPVADALLKRIATDENLHMIFYRNLTAAALEIAPDQVLKSIAKVTTNFVMPGEGKPDFRRNGVLMVKHGIYDLRQHLDDVLRPIFKVWGLFDRNDVSAAGEQYRDELGRYLEKLEADVVRFEESRARAVERERARAERRSA, encoded by the coding sequence ATCATGTCGACACTCACCGACCTGCAACTGCTGACCGAACTCGAACCCGTGGTGGGCGAGAACATCGACCGCCACCTGGGCGTGGCGAAGGACTGGAGTCCCCACGACTACGTGCCGTGGGACGACGGCAGGAACTTCGCCGCGTTGGGCGGCACCGACTGGGAGCTCGCGCAGTCGCCGCTGTCCGAGGTGGCACGCGTCGCGATGATCACCAACCTGCTCACCGAGGACAACCTCCCGTCCTACCACCGCACCATCGCCGACAACTTCTCCCTCGACGGCGCCTGGGGTACGTGGGTGGGCCGGTGGACCGCGGAGGAGAACCGGCACAGCATCGCCCTGCGCGACTACCTGCTGGTCACGCGCTCCGTCGATCCGGTGAAGCTCGAGCGCGACCGCATGACGCACCTCGAGCTCGGCGTGGAGGCGCCGGACGAGTACGGCGGCGTGCTCGACCAGGTCGTGTACGTGACCATCCAGGAGCTCGCGACCCGCATCAGTCACCGGCAGACGGCGCGGGTCTGCGACGAGCCGGTCGCCGACGCGCTGCTCAAGCGGATCGCCACCGACGAGAACCTGCACATGATCTTCTACCGGAACCTGACCGCCGCGGCGCTGGAGATCGCGCCCGACCAGGTGCTGAAGTCGATCGCCAAGGTCACCACGAACTTCGTCATGCCGGGCGAGGGCAAGCCCGACTTCCGGCGCAACGGCGTCCTCATGGTCAAGCACGGCATCTACGACCTGCGCCAGCACCTCGACGACGTGCTCCGGCCGATCTTCAAGGTCTGGGGCCTGTTCGACCGGAACGACGTATCGGCCGCCGGCGAGCAGTACCGCGATGAGCTCGGGCGTTATCTGGAGAAGCTGGAGGCGGACGTCGTGCGGTTCGAGGAGAGCCGGGCGCGCGCCGTCGAGCGCGAGCGGGCGCGGGCGGAGCGCAGGTCGGCCTGA
- a CDS encoding NUDIX hydrolase, producing the protein MADASTAPAHHVAHEVLSVVFRVSEGTVEVLLWQRALAPDQGAWSLPGGLLDAREDLPTSARRLLAEKVDLTEVAHLEQFAEFSDPHRVPASADADRTLASAFLGLVRSGTDPRLPDDTTWHPVEALPTMAFDHAAMVHRARARLAARLSYSNIGFALAPRAFPVSQLRDIYVAVLGYPVDSTNLLRILSRRSVITATGETGQATRGRPPALYRFTDSYLRITDEFATLRPPG; encoded by the coding sequence ATGGCCGATGCTAGCACCGCTCCCGCGCACCACGTCGCACACGAAGTCCTTTCCGTCGTGTTCCGCGTGAGCGAGGGCACCGTCGAGGTGCTGCTGTGGCAGCGCGCCCTGGCCCCCGACCAGGGCGCATGGTCGCTCCCGGGTGGGCTGCTCGACGCCCGGGAGGACCTCCCGACCAGCGCCCGCCGGCTCCTCGCCGAGAAGGTCGACCTGACGGAAGTCGCGCACCTCGAGCAGTTCGCCGAGTTCTCCGACCCCCACCGCGTTCCCGCGAGTGCAGACGCCGACCGCACGCTGGCGTCCGCCTTCCTCGGCCTCGTCCGCTCCGGCACCGATCCGCGCCTGCCCGACGACACGACGTGGCACCCCGTCGAGGCGCTCCCGACGATGGCCTTCGACCACGCCGCGATGGTGCACCGCGCCCGCGCCCGGCTCGCGGCCCGGCTCTCCTACTCGAACATCGGTTTCGCTCTCGCCCCGCGCGCCTTCCCCGTCTCCCAGCTGCGCGACATCTACGTCGCCGTCCTGGGCTACCCGGTGGACTCGACCAACCTGCTGCGCATCCTGTCCCGTCGATCGGTGATCACCGCGACCGGCGAGACCGGGCAGGCGACCCGTGGCCGCCCGCCGGCGCTGTACCGGTTCACCGACTCCTACCTGCGGATCACCGACGAGTTCGCGACGCTGCGCCCGCCCGGCTGA
- the nadA gene encoding quinolinate synthase NadA, which translates to MTTATSATTEFSSPLYDRIVEGGGMYTGVDGDREWAAEVKRLAKLRDATILAHNYELPAIQDVADFVGDSLALSRIAADVSTSTIVFCGVHFMAETAKILSPEKTVLIPDQRAGCSLADSIKAVELQEWKDEHPGAVVVSYVNTTAEVKALTDICCTSSNAVEVVQSIPEDTEILFLPDQFLGAHVKRVTGRQNMHIWAGECHVHAGINGDELAAQAKAHPDADLYVHPECGCATSALYLAGEGAVPDDRVKILSTGGMLDAARETGATEVLVATEVGMLHQLRMAAPGVEFRAVNDRASCKYMKMITPAALLRCLVEGKDEVFVDAAMADAGRKAVTRMIGIGQPGGGE; encoded by the coding sequence ATGACCACAGCCACGTCCGCCACCACCGAGTTCAGCTCCCCGCTCTACGACCGGATCGTCGAGGGCGGTGGGATGTACACCGGCGTCGACGGCGACCGCGAGTGGGCGGCCGAGGTCAAGCGCCTCGCGAAGCTCCGCGACGCCACGATCCTCGCCCACAACTACGAGCTGCCCGCGATCCAGGACGTCGCGGACTTCGTCGGCGACTCGCTCGCCCTCTCCCGGATCGCGGCCGACGTCTCCACGTCGACGATCGTCTTCTGCGGCGTCCACTTCATGGCCGAGACCGCGAAGATCCTCAGCCCCGAGAAGACCGTGCTCATCCCGGACCAGCGGGCCGGCTGCTCCCTGGCCGACTCCATCAAGGCCGTCGAGTTGCAGGAGTGGAAGGACGAGCACCCCGGCGCCGTCGTCGTCTCCTACGTGAACACGACCGCCGAGGTGAAGGCCCTCACCGACATCTGCTGCACCTCGAGCAACGCCGTCGAGGTGGTGCAGTCGATCCCCGAGGACACCGAGATCCTGTTCCTGCCGGACCAGTTCCTCGGTGCGCACGTCAAGCGCGTCACGGGTCGGCAGAACATGCACATCTGGGCGGGCGAGTGCCACGTGCACGCCGGCATCAACGGCGACGAGCTCGCCGCGCAGGCCAAGGCCCACCCGGACGCCGACCTGTACGTGCACCCGGAGTGCGGCTGCGCCACCTCCGCCCTGTATCTCGCGGGCGAGGGGGCCGTCCCGGACGACCGCGTGAAGATCCTCTCCACCGGCGGCATGCTCGACGCGGCCCGCGAGACCGGTGCCACGGAGGTCCTCGTGGCCACCGAGGTCGGCATGCTGCACCAGCTGCGGATGGCCGCGCCCGGCGTCGAGTTCCGCGCCGTCAACGACCGCGCCTCCTGCAAATACATGAAGATGATCACCCCTGCGGCCCTGCTCCGCTGCCTGGTCGAGGGCAAGGACGAGGTCTTCGTCGACGCCGCGATGGCCGACGCCGGCCGCAAGGCCGTGACGCGGATGATCGGGATCGGGCAGCCCGGCGGCGGGGAATGA
- the nadB gene encoding L-aspartate oxidase, which translates to MTTTAVADLLIVGAGVAGLTAAVAAADAGLTVTVLFKPSTGGAPSTSTAYAQGGIAVVDPSDPEDSIDRHVADTVGAGGPLVDVVATRSILADGPAAVDRLISWGAEFDRRPDGRLGRTREGGHTVSRIIHAGGDATGAEVQRALTAAAKTRPTLTARPGQAYALLADGDRIVGVRTAEGDAFGRTVLLATGGAGHLFSSTTNPLGATGDGMALAEAAGADVRELEFVQFHPTMLYTPGARGRRPLISEAVRGEGAHLVDANGDAVMDGVHPMGDLAPRDVVARAVTEAMERTGAPCVYLDATMIPDVAHRFPTVTEAVRAAGLDPQTDLIPVVPGAHYLCGGVVTDLHGATGVPGLYAAGEVARTGLHGANRLASNSLLEALVMGLRVAAAARSAPALDDRTFSTGAIREIAPPPARAQREPLQDAMTRYCGVRRTVDGLTGLTELLADPGFVADAPAVSSRDREDAVLTAVARRMAGQALARQESVTEVLEVRP; encoded by the coding sequence ATGACCACCACCGCCGTCGCCGACCTGCTGATCGTCGGCGCGGGCGTCGCCGGCCTGACCGCCGCCGTCGCCGCGGCGGACGCCGGCCTGACGGTCACGGTGCTGTTCAAGCCCTCGACCGGGGGCGCACCGTCGACGTCCACGGCCTACGCGCAGGGCGGAATCGCCGTGGTCGACCCGTCCGACCCCGAGGACTCGATCGACCGGCACGTCGCGGACACCGTCGGGGCCGGCGGCCCGCTCGTCGACGTCGTGGCGACGCGGTCGATCCTGGCCGACGGGCCCGCCGCCGTGGACCGCCTGATCAGCTGGGGCGCCGAGTTCGACCGGCGGCCCGACGGCCGCCTGGGGCGCACCCGCGAGGGCGGGCACACCGTCTCGCGGATCATCCACGCCGGCGGCGACGCCACCGGCGCCGAGGTGCAGCGAGCCCTCACCGCCGCCGCGAAGACCCGGCCGACCCTCACCGCGCGCCCGGGCCAGGCCTACGCGCTGCTCGCCGACGGTGACCGCATCGTCGGCGTGCGCACGGCCGAGGGCGATGCCTTCGGCCGCACCGTCCTGCTCGCCACCGGCGGTGCGGGACACCTGTTCTCCAGCACGACCAATCCGCTGGGCGCCACCGGTGACGGCATGGCCCTGGCGGAGGCGGCGGGCGCCGATGTCCGTGAGCTCGAGTTCGTCCAGTTCCACCCGACGATGCTCTACACCCCGGGGGCGCGCGGCCGTCGGCCGCTGATCTCCGAGGCGGTGCGCGGCGAGGGCGCGCACCTCGTCGACGCGAACGGCGACGCCGTCATGGACGGCGTGCACCCGATGGGCGACCTCGCGCCGCGCGACGTGGTCGCCCGCGCCGTGACCGAGGCGATGGAGCGCACGGGCGCGCCGTGCGTCTACCTCGACGCGACGATGATCCCCGATGTCGCGCACCGTTTCCCGACGGTGACCGAGGCGGTCCGCGCTGCGGGCCTCGACCCGCAGACCGACCTCATCCCGGTGGTCCCGGGCGCGCACTACCTGTGCGGCGGCGTGGTCACCGACCTGCACGGCGCGACCGGCGTTCCCGGCCTCTACGCCGCGGGCGAGGTGGCACGCACCGGCCTGCACGGCGCGAACCGGCTCGCCTCCAACAGCCTGCTCGAGGCGCTCGTGATGGGGCTGCGGGTAGCGGCCGCCGCGCGATCCGCGCCTGCACTCGACGACCGAACGTTCTCCACCGGCGCGATCCGGGAGATCGCGCCCCCGCCCGCCCGCGCGCAGCGGGAACCCCTGCAGGACGCCATGACCCGGTACTGCGGCGTCCGGCGCACCGTCGACGGCCTCACCGGCCTGACCGAACTGCTGGCCGATCCCGGCTTCGTCGCCGACGCGCCCGCGGTATCTTCCCGGGACCGGGAGGACGCCGTGCTCACCGCGGTGGCCCGACGCATGGCCGGGCAGGCCCTCGCCCGGCAGGAATCCGTGACCGAGGTACTGGAGGTACGTCCGTGA
- the nadC gene encoding carboxylating nicotinate-nucleotide diphosphorylase has product MTELTLEPDRAEVVRLIRTALDEDLRYGPDVTSEATVPAGATTLAKVISREHGVLAGIPVAEWVLDEVVGPGNYRVPAKIADGTVIAPGDVAMAIEGPTLALLTAERTLLNIVTHLSGIATATAAWVAEVEGTGAKVRDSRKTLPGMRALQKYAVRAGGGVNHRMGLGDEALIKDNHVVAAGSVTAAIEAVRRRAPGVPLEVEVDSLDQLEEAFALGVDLVLLDNMPLWMTQSAVQRRKKLAPRTKLESSGGLSLDVAADYARTGVDYLAVGALTHSVRALDLGLDL; this is encoded by the coding sequence GTGACCGAGCTGACGCTGGAGCCCGACCGCGCCGAGGTGGTCCGTCTCATCCGGACCGCGCTCGACGAGGATCTCCGCTACGGCCCGGACGTGACCAGCGAGGCCACCGTGCCCGCCGGTGCCACCACGCTCGCCAAGGTGATCAGCCGCGAGCACGGGGTGCTGGCCGGCATCCCGGTCGCGGAGTGGGTGCTCGACGAGGTGGTCGGCCCCGGCAACTACCGCGTGCCCGCGAAGATCGCCGACGGCACCGTCATCGCCCCGGGCGATGTTGCCATGGCGATCGAGGGGCCGACGCTCGCCCTGCTCACGGCCGAGCGCACCCTGCTCAACATCGTCACCCACCTCTCCGGCATCGCGACCGCGACGGCCGCCTGGGTCGCCGAGGTCGAGGGCACCGGCGCGAAGGTCCGCGACAGCCGCAAGACGCTCCCCGGCATGCGCGCGCTGCAGAAGTACGCCGTGCGCGCGGGCGGGGGAGTGAACCACCGGATGGGCCTCGGCGACGAGGCGCTCATCAAGGACAACCACGTCGTCGCCGCCGGCTCCGTGACCGCCGCGATCGAGGCCGTGCGGCGCCGGGCCCCCGGCGTCCCCCTCGAAGTGGAGGTGGACTCGCTCGACCAGCTCGAGGAGGCCTTCGCGCTCGGCGTCGACCTCGTTCTGCTCGACAACATGCCGCTGTGGATGACGCAGTCCGCCGTCCAGCGCCGTAAGAAGCTCGCGCCGCGCACCAAGTTGGAGTCGTCGGGCGGGCTCTCGCTCGACGTCGCGGCGGACTACGCCCGGACCGGCGTCGACTACCTGGCCGTCGGTGCGCTCACGCACTCGGTGCGGGCTCTCGACCTCGGCCTCGACCTCTGA
- a CDS encoding DM13 domain-containing protein codes for MRASHLTGAVATVVLGLALTACGGSKDMAAEPMTSTGAASMSMSMPMSMPMSAPSTAAVTGMFAGLNGKNVAGTATITGDAVELTGFSSDEGPDLHLYLAKGTTEADVKGGVRLGAIAYDKAAQRFTIPAGVSSAEYTHLVVHCDKALAVFGAAQLGR; via the coding sequence ATGCGCGCTTCCCACCTCACCGGCGCTGTCGCCACCGTCGTCCTGGGCTTGGCCCTGACGGCGTGCGGCGGTTCGAAGGACATGGCCGCCGAGCCCATGACGAGCACCGGCGCCGCCTCCATGTCGATGTCCATGCCCATGTCGATGCCCATGTCCGCACCGTCGACCGCCGCCGTCACGGGGATGTTCGCCGGCCTCAACGGCAAGAACGTCGCCGGCACCGCGACGATCACCGGCGACGCGGTGGAACTCACGGGCTTCTCCTCCGACGAGGGCCCCGACCTGCACCTCTACCTGGCCAAGGGAACCACCGAGGCCGACGTGAAGGGCGGCGTCCGTCTGGGCGCGATCGCCTACGACAAGGCCGCGCAGCGGTTCACGATTCCCGCAGGCGTCTCGTCCGCGGAGTACACCCACCTGGTGGTGCACTGCGACAAGGCGCTCGCCGTGTTCGGCGCCGCGCAGCTCGGGCGATGA
- a CDS encoding response regulator transcription factor gives MHEGSRVMVVEDDPAVRTVVADHLRLAGCLVAQHRDGAQAWEAFQADRPDLLVLDRMLPGLSGDELCRRIREVSAVPIIMLTALDGVDNRIDGLESGADDYLAKPFSLRELQLRVNAQLRRSAPSEAELVLEAGPFRIDAAHRRVWVSGRETPLTTREYELLLYLVRNPDRVISRDEILREVWRWGFGDPSTVTVHVRRLREKIEDDPRNPAYLRTEWGAGYRFGWGR, from the coding sequence ATGCACGAGGGGTCACGGGTGATGGTCGTCGAGGACGATCCAGCGGTCCGCACGGTCGTCGCCGACCATCTGCGGCTCGCGGGATGTCTCGTCGCGCAGCACCGCGACGGCGCACAGGCGTGGGAGGCCTTCCAGGCCGACCGCCCGGACCTGCTGGTGCTCGACCGCATGCTCCCGGGCCTCAGCGGCGACGAGCTGTGCCGGCGGATCCGCGAGGTCTCGGCGGTGCCGATCATCATGCTCACCGCGCTCGACGGCGTGGACAATCGCATCGACGGCCTCGAGAGCGGCGCCGACGACTACCTCGCGAAGCCCTTCTCCCTCCGCGAGCTCCAACTCCGCGTCAACGCCCAGCTGCGGCGCAGCGCACCGTCGGAGGCGGAGCTCGTCCTCGAGGCGGGGCCGTTCCGCATCGATGCCGCGCACCGGCGCGTCTGGGTGTCCGGCCGTGAGACGCCGCTGACCACGCGGGAGTACGAGCTGCTGCTCTACCTCGTGCGCAACCCCGACAGGGTGATCAGCCGCGACGAGATCCTGCGCGAGGTGTGGCGCTGGGGCTTCGGGGACCCGTCCACGGTGACGGTGCACGTGCGCCGCCTGCGCGAGAAGATCGAGGACGACCCGCGCAATCCCGCGTACCTGCGCACGGAGTGGGGCGCCGGGTACCGGTTCGGGTGGGGCCGATGA
- a CDS encoding sensor histidine kinase, producing the protein MMLDGAALAQIAATALVVTILVTLLTLGVLRLTRRSSIGIRAAIAIAGALISVVASTLAIAVQMYLSRHDLTVLLWVIGTSAVFSVVATPFVVGRAVGSSIAALRTATRRVGDGDVVEPTRTGLAELDAVSAELADTSRRLEESRARVAELDAARRQFFAWISHDLRTPLAGVRALAEALDEGTAPDRAAYLAALRGKVETLNAMIADLFELSKLQTGTLRIHPEPVVLLDLISDAVADCRADAERRGITIAQDGIDGHLVLVDPRELTRVIGNLLTNSLRHAPENSEVVVRADLLDGRLVLSVIDQGPGVAAEDLGRMFDVGWRADTARSAEADGAPPGAGLGLAIVRGIVEAHGGTVVARSTDAGFRLDLTLPVADR; encoded by the coding sequence ATGATGCTCGACGGCGCGGCACTCGCGCAGATCGCGGCGACCGCGCTGGTGGTGACCATCCTCGTCACCCTTCTCACGCTGGGGGTCCTCCGGCTGACCCGGCGCTCGAGCATCGGCATCCGGGCGGCGATCGCGATCGCCGGGGCGCTGATCTCCGTCGTGGCGTCCACGCTCGCGATCGCGGTGCAGATGTACCTGTCGCGGCACGACCTCACGGTACTGCTCTGGGTGATCGGCACGTCCGCGGTGTTCAGCGTGGTCGCGACCCCCTTCGTCGTCGGCCGCGCCGTCGGCTCGTCGATCGCCGCGCTGCGCACCGCGACCCGCCGGGTCGGTGACGGCGACGTGGTCGAACCCACCCGCACCGGCCTCGCCGAACTCGACGCGGTCTCCGCCGAACTCGCCGACACCTCGCGGCGGTTGGAGGAGTCACGGGCGCGCGTGGCCGAACTCGACGCGGCCCGGCGGCAGTTCTTCGCATGGATCTCGCACGATCTGCGGACGCCGCTCGCCGGGGTGCGCGCTCTCGCCGAGGCGCTCGACGAGGGCACTGCGCCCGATCGCGCCGCCTACCTCGCCGCGCTCCGCGGCAAGGTAGAGACGCTCAACGCGATGATCGCCGACCTCTTCGAGCTGTCCAAGCTCCAGACCGGTACGTTGCGCATCCACCCCGAGCCGGTGGTCCTCCTCGATCTGATCAGCGACGCCGTCGCGGACTGCCGGGCGGACGCCGAACGGCGTGGGATCACCATCGCGCAGGACGGGATCGACGGGCACCTCGTGCTCGTCGATCCGCGGGAGCTGACCCGCGTGATCGGCAACCTGCTCACCAACAGCCTGCGGCACGCGCCCGAGAACAGCGAGGTCGTCGTTCGGGCCGACCTGCTCGACGGCCGCCTGGTGCTCAGCGTCATCGATCAGGGGCCCGGCGTCGCCGCCGAGGACCTGGGCCGGATGTTCGACGTGGGGTGGCGGGCCGACACGGCCCGGTCGGCCGAGGCCGACGGTGCACCGCCGGGCGCGGGCCTGGGCCTCGCGATCGTGCGCGGCATCGTCGAGGCGCACGGCGGCACCGTCGTCGCGCGCAGCACCGACGCGGGCTTCCGGCTGGACCTGACGCTGCCGGTGGCGGACCGCTGA
- a CDS encoding DUF1345 domain-containing protein: MSNDATATGSENSRPAVARRRAAVARVRATVMVLVGGGVAVAVGLLDSWRHAPAAGWAAAAGIYVVWVWLTISPMDAETTAAHSTEEDPQRRLGNFLTMTCALASLVAVAIVMADAHTATPNGRLALGGLALSTTILSWLMMHLLFTLRYAQTYYDTPPPGGIDFNQTQPPRYTDFAYISLSFGTAYCVSDTAITSSDVRAETLRHTLLSFVFANGILATTINLVVSLASGS, translated from the coding sequence ATGTCCAACGATGCGACTGCAACCGGTTCGGAGAACAGCCGGCCGGCCGTGGCGAGGCGACGGGCCGCCGTTGCCCGGGTCCGCGCGACCGTCATGGTCCTGGTGGGCGGCGGCGTCGCGGTGGCCGTGGGCCTGCTCGACTCGTGGCGGCACGCGCCCGCCGCCGGGTGGGCGGCCGCGGCGGGCATCTACGTGGTCTGGGTATGGCTCACCATCTCGCCGATGGACGCCGAGACCACCGCGGCGCACTCCACGGAGGAGGATCCGCAGCGCCGCCTCGGTAACTTCCTGACCATGACGTGCGCATTGGCGAGCCTCGTCGCCGTGGCGATCGTCATGGCGGACGCTCATACGGCGACGCCGAACGGACGGCTCGCACTGGGCGGCCTCGCGTTGAGCACGACCATCCTGTCCTGGCTGATGATGCACCTGCTGTTCACGCTGCGCTACGCCCAGACCTACTACGACACCCCGCCGCCCGGCGGCATCGACTTCAACCAGACCCAGCCGCCGCGCTACACCGACTTCGCCTACATCTCACTGTCCTTCGGGACCGCCTACTGCGTCTCCGACACCGCCATCACCTCGAGTGACGTCCGCGCCGAGACGCTGCGGCACACGCTGCTGTCCTTCGTCTTCGCCAACGGCATCCTCGCGACCACGATCAACCTGGTGGTGAGCCTCGCCAGCGGCAGCTGA